The DNA segment ATTTAATTTCCTTTGTGATTTAAATTAGTAGCTGTGTAGTTCTCTTAGTTCTCTTTAGTCTACTATAAAGACTCTTTATTGTACTATAAAGTTCTCGTTTcggaacttttttttattaatatttagccaTGTGGATGTTGCACTCCACCTGTTACAGATTTGCTTGCTTAGAATTAACACAATTTAATGCGTTAAATGTTGTTaagaaaaatattacacaaattgttgtaaatgcattaaattctttaaaacaagAATTAGAATTATCAGAAATATCATACTCATCATTACTATCATAATAAGATCTTTTGATATTATACTCTGATATTTATCTGCACTGTCTTTATTTCCCCcaagctctccctctctctgcacTGCGTCTGGTTGTGCCTCCTCTTCGGCTAATGTCAGCGTTTCTATGGCAGATGGTTCAGCGTCGTAATGTAATACAGTACGGGAAGCTGGAGCAATTTGTGGTGCTGGTGACCGAGACCGTGCCAGACATCATGAGTCGAAGTCTGGTTAATAAACTGATCTTTCACCTGCGGAAAAAGGTAGTCATAATTaacctaattttttaaaatatatatatatatattgtacagtcTGAAACAAGTAacttgggattttttttattttaggtgatATTGGAGCTTTGTCTAAGAGATAAAATGCCAGATCTTTGGGTCATTCAAGCACATCTGGATTCTCTGCGAAATCTCACACATAAAGTAATTGTTGCTTTTGTAATTGCACTAACCATatacagaaattattttttagCAAGTTATCActgtcttgtttttgttttgttttttttgctttcaatTTATTCCAGTGTAAAGATGTGGAAAGTGAGATCATCaataacaaatttatcagaatgGTGCACAACATTTTAGAGGATGCAGAAAAGAAAGATAATTTCATCCAGGTTAGATTTGTTCACTTCTCTCTTGTCTTTTAGTGCATCTTTCTTCTTCACATTTCTATGAGGTGAATGAATAAAGCAAgcatgaaaatatgttttttcatgtttgaCCCTGCCTCTTTGTGTTCAGCATGTCTTCCCTGTAGAATATGGATCTGGAtatgatgcagtattacagagccTTGCATGGGATTTCCTGTCTCGAGTAGAAGATCTGCTGCCAGTGCCCAACCTCAAAGAGGTGTGTCCTCTGGCAGATTGAAGAAAATGGTCCAACTACAATAATAAACCAAACATTTTCAGGTGAAAGGTGAATCTAATGTCGACTTTCTCAGACAGCATCCTGGCTTTGCGGTGGTCTTTCGATGATGGAGGAGATTGTGCAGCCACTCTCAGATCCAGCTGAGATCAAGGATGTTCTGCAGCATTTCAAAACCAAAAGACTGCACACAAGAAACAATGAGCAATCTCAAAGAGTTATCAGTGAAAGTGAGTTTTACTGTTGCTACCgaaacatttttgtttgcatCTGTTGAATAACTTAAACACAGTgagacatttaatttatatttgattaatatgatactttaaaaacatatctgggtcatatttcaccataaaaaaatgaaattaaatgataataaaaaaacaccttaTCATTCTCCAagcttaatttgattatttttttgttaagcatttattttaagtactttcaataaaaaaatgtttttgtcattgagacattattttaagaCAGGCTAAATGTAGtttctaatatttattattttgaagtgAAAATGTGACCTTATGATATGGGTTTAGTCAACTAAAATAAGATGTTAAGACATCTAACAATTTTTCTAAGGATTTTTTCTCTTTTGGCCTGTACAGTGTCCATTCCATCTACAGCTGAAGTACTTTGTTTGCCTCATCCAGTCTCGCCTGACATTACCATTGAACATGAGGAAACTTTGCCTCCCACCTCCATAGCACAAGAGACAATTATCATTGAATCAGAAGGCACAGAGAACCAATCAGAATCTGATCAAGCGGCCATCGCCATAATGAGCCCTTCTCAGAGTTACACAGAAGAGGCTGAGCCTTTAGCGGGCAACGAGGAGTTCACAGCAATAGCTTCCACTGAAGAAGCAGAGGAAGGCTTACAACAAGAAGAGGTACTTTGTGAAGAGAAAGACTCAGGCGTCTGTGAAGTCCAGCAGATCTACCTAACCACAGATGGCTCTACTGTGGTGGTGTCAGAGTTTGAAAACGAGGGAGAGGAGGAGACTCAACTGCAGTTTCTAGATCAATCAGAGATGGTGGAAACGTCTGGTGTGAGGCAAGTCAGTTTAGAGCAGTGGATTTCAGAATTAACAGGAAAGGGCATCTCTCTACCAGTTTTGCCTCCAACTCCTGTTGAGATTGTGAGGGAAGAGACCATCTACGTTCCTGTCATAGAAAGACCACCGTCTGTGAAGTCTATCATCCACAGAAAGAGCAGTCCGCCTCGAGCCGCAGTTTCCAAAAAGGCAGCGGCCACTCCTTCTGAGTCCCAGACAACGCAGGAGGAGAAAAGACACAGCTGTCCCGAGTGTCACAAAGAGTTCCGCTTCGAATGCCTGCTGAGGAATCACATGCGTACTCACACGGGCGAGCGGCCGTTCCAGTGTTCAGACTGCGGCAAAAGCTTCAGGTGCCTCAGCTTCTTGACCAATCACATCAAAACGCACTCGCTCGCCAGACCTTTCAAATGCATACAGTGTGTCAAGACTTTTCGCAAGAAAGCAGACCTCATCAAACACATCCGTGTGCACACTGGCGAGAAACCGTACAAGTGCACCATCTGCGGCAAAAGCTTCTCTCAAGGCTCATACTTGAAGATTCACCGTGAATGCCACACCTCAGAGAACCTGCACCAGTGTCCTCACTGCGACAAGAGTTTCCCGACAGCATTTAAGCTGTCCATTCACATCCGCTACCATTCCATGGAGCGCTCGTATCAGTGTAATCAATGCGGGAAGAGCTTCATCTACGCCAGCCTCCTTCGAAGACACAAAGGTTATCATGCAGGCGAGCGGCAGCATCTGTGCTCCATCTGCGGCAAGTCCTTTGTCTACATGTTCGACCTGAAAAAGCATCAGCGCAACCATGAGAGACCACGAATCAAGATCCCGTGCACCCTTTGTAACAAGACGTTTGCAGGACCCGAGATGCTGAGGTGCCACCTGCGCATACACACCGGAGAACGTCCATTCCGCTGTAAGATCTGCGGAAAAGCCTTCTCTCAGATCGGGAACATGAAGAGACATGAGCGCGTGCACACGGGCGAGAGGCCGTTCACCTGTGAAAGATGTGGGAAGACATACAAGCACTCGTCTCACCTGAAGAACCACATGCTCAGCCACACGGGCGAGCGGCCGTGGCAGTGCTCTCATTGCGGGAAGAGCTTCAAGTTTGCTGGGCCTCTTAAGAAACATGAGAGAACTCACTTGGTTGAACGAGGAAATCGTAGAAGAAGCTACGACCAAACACGTAGCCGACAAGAACACAAAAACCCTTAATTGAAAGTAGGGATTTAACAATGATCAGCTGACTGCATTAACttgtcattatttttaaaagttaatagAAGTTTGTATTCCAAACCATGCTTTTACAATGCAACTTATAATTGAAACTGCACACAGAAATACTTTATAAATTCATACTTTTTggtattttaaaggaatagtttgctgaaaatttacccTCAGGCCACCCATGATGTAGATGGGTTTTGGAGAAATTTGCTCtccaaaggatcctctgcagtgaatgggtgctatcagaatgagagtccaaacagctaatataataataataataataataataatacgcaagtaatccacaccactccagtctgaAGTTGTAAAGTTCTTgattaaattatttgttattctcagctttttgcttcacaagacattaattgaagggctgaagtggtgtggattattgtgattttttttttttatcagttgtttggactctcattctgacagcacccattcactgcagaggctccattggtgatcaagtgatgtaatgctaaatttctccaaactgGTTCCAATGAAAAAAACActacatctacatcttggatgttctgagggtgagtacaagtttaatttttggatgaactactccTTAAAGTTGACAATAACAGTTCTTCAATCCGGAAGGCTTGTTGTCATAGTCATTGTGATATCTCAATCATGCTGGACAAGTCATTTcaacaaacaaaccaataaataaTCAGTTTATTGCATAGTAAAATGCCTAAGGACAAGCAATGTGAGAtttaaaagatttcaaaagaacaaaatattgGATAAACTCACTGTAACATCAATACTGTCCATTTTCCACAATCACTGAATATaatgctgtatgtttttgtacACAAAGTTCATGTAACAATTCTGACTGGATGTAACATTCATTCGTTATTTGGCTCATGCCAATACAAATTGGATACTCTTAAAAAGAGATTGAGATTGGAGCAGTGAGCTTTGGCATCATCCTGTGTAACAGTAACTTACATttgtttaatgtatatatttagtaaaacctagcaaatatactttaaaagttgATACTTATGTACAAAATGTAAATTCTTTTCAGTGTTTTTCCCCATGTAGCACAAAATTGTTTCcttttattatacaaatatacaatataaatcaattttctggatattaattttttttctgcactAGGAATATTTTACTAAATTCCCTCCAGTTTTTCCATTatgttctaaaatatttttttgttaaaatgaaaaaGCTTTGCTACAAGTTGAGACTTGGTTCTTCTATTTCCTGTTACTTGAGTTAGTTTGAGGTTTTAAGGATCCTCGTATTGTTCAGTAGACCACTGGCTTCAGCTCTCATCTTACTATGCGAATCCATCCCACTCACAAGCTGCCAAACAGCTGAGACAAATTTAAGTTCAGTGTTAAAATTTACCCTGTAAAAACATGATCATCTGAGAACACATGAGAAAAGCACCATTAGGCAAATGTCTTTCAGTGTATTTTGTGCACAGCATTAGAGAACCTGCACAAATAAGGTTCTGTATTTCTGTTGCTTGATAGTGTTGGATTTTTCAGCGACAAGTTCATGGTTGGAATTCCGCCGATTAAAGGTCTATGTGTCACCATCATCCACAGTCCGCATGACAGAAAGTACCTCAGTCAGATCTGCTTTATATTTCTCAGCCCCAGGCACgtgccggggggggggggggggggcgttgggtgcttgagcacctgcccctttgctctttggtgcccaaagtgcccttttgtcaaagcaaaatttcctctattttttttttttttttttttttttttttgtcataacgtttccttttgtgaatgcctgctcatacccaatctaaatattactaaaattttgaataataatttagccgtcaataagatgaccaacatgatgacctttgacctgacgacgacgacctcCTCGACCACTCgtcacgcgcattttttaattgtcagagaccgcggaagctggtaagtgaagtgacattcagccaagtatggtgacccatactcagaatttgtgctctgcatttaacccatccgaaatgcacacacacagagcagtgaacacacacacacacactgtgagcacacacccggagcagtgggcagccatttatgctgcggcgcccggggagcagttgggggttcgatgccttgctcaatggcacctaagtcgtggtattgaaggtggagagagaactgtacacgcactccccccacccacaattccgtccggcccgagactagaacccacaacccttcgattgggagtccaaccctctaaccattaggccacgactatggtgtttcattctcagcgaagtgattttgatatttatttacttattattttacaagaacgacgtaatgtgagaacatgcagat comes from the Carassius auratus strain Wakin chromosome 4, ASM336829v1, whole genome shotgun sequence genome and includes:
- the LOC113058186 gene encoding zinc finger and SCAN domain-containing protein 12-like, which encodes MEIFNVESREAALPLSALRLVVPPLRLMSAFLWQMVQRRNVIQYGKLEQFVVLVTETVPDIMSRSLVNKLIFHLRKKVILELCLRDKMPDLWVIQAHLDSLRNLTHKCKDVESEIINNKFIRMVHNILEDAEKKDNFIQHVFPVEYGSGYDAVLQSLAWDFLSRVEDLLPVPNLKETASWLCGGLSMMEEIVQPLSDPAEIKDVLQHFKTKRLHTRNNEQSQRVISEMSIPSTAEVLCLPHPVSPDITIEHEETLPPTSIAQETIIIESEGTENQSESDQAAIAIMSPSQSYTEEAEPLAGNEEFTAIASTEEAEEGLQQEEVLCEEKDSGVCEVQQIYLTTDGSTVVVSEFENEGEEETQLQFLDQSEMVETSGVRQVSLEQWISELTGKGISLPVLPPTPVEIVREETIYVPVIERPPSVKSIIHRKSSPPRAAVSKKAAATPSESQTTQEEKRHSCPECHKEFRFECLLRNHMRTHTGERPFQCSDCGKSFRCLSFLTNHIKTHSLARPFKCIQCVKTFRKKADLIKHIRVHTGEKPYKCTICGKSFSQGSYLKIHRECHTSENLHQCPHCDKSFPTAFKLSIHIRYHSMERSYQCNQCGKSFIYASLLRRHKGYHAGERQHLCSICGKSFVYMFDLKKHQRNHERPRIKIPCTLCNKTFAGPEMLRCHLRIHTGERPFRCKICGKAFSQIGNMKRHERVHTGERPFTCERCGKTYKHSSHLKNHMLSHTGERPWQCSHCGKSFKFAGPLKKHERTHLVERGNRRRSYDQTRSRQEHKNP